In Homo sapiens chromosome 8, GRCh38.p14 Primary Assembly, the genomic window AATTACGCAACTCCTAGAGAACATAAATTGAAAGTAAAGTAACTGCTCAGCAGAAATACAGTTGTGCGTGTTAAGAAACAAAAGTTCCTTGTCAGGGGTCTTCATAAAGAATGGTGCCAACAGCATCCTCAGTAGCTTTCCTTTATAGATCCAATGGTTAAATCCACAGAAGACAATTTTCACTTCAAGACAATTGCATCACAACTAAGTAGACAGGCATCACAGCAGGATGGTGACAAGAGACCCCGGTCCCatactgcctgagttcaaatcccagctctgccgctTACTGGCCGTGTTACCTTGGGCATGCTATTCAACCCTGCCTCAAATGCCTTAGTTTCTCTAATGGTGAGGTGGGGACAATAATAGCATTTGTGAAGATTGAGTTAATAAGTATAGCATTACCACTTATTAATGAAGAGCTCAGTAAAAGCAGTTGGGCTGGGCACTACTATTAGCACAGTTCAAGTACCCAGCTCTCCACTGACCTGACTTGAACTCAAGGCGGTTTCTACAACAGTGTGGTCCCAAAGAACTTCCTGTAAAAATGGAATCTTCTTTACCTTTGCTGCCCAAGAGTACCAGAAATGTGgctaataaagaaatgaatttctaATGTAATTTAAACAGCCACAGGTGGCAAGTGGCTACTGCATTGGACAGCATATAGAAAATTTTCAACGTTGCCAAGTTTGattggacagtgctgctctaAAACATCCTCCAAGCAATATTCTCTAAATACTGTTATCAGCTAAGCTTTTAATGAGTGTTGGGTAGCAAGGAACTCCAGATTGTAGTCCTTGACATCTAAGGAGTGTGGCCAAATCTCTGTCCCCAGGTGAATGTAGACACCTATGCCTCTGGCTATGGAGCAGTCTGGTTGTGCTGTGAAAAGTCAAGAATGAGTGGCTGAACAGAATGCCAGCCTATGTGTGCTTTGAGGGGAGCCAAGGCCAAGATCCCCCCTTAGAAAATTGTTTTGAATCTACTTGGAGCACAAAGGAATTAACCTCATCCCAAAGTTCTATTTTAGCACAGCTGGAATTGCTTCGGCCTGAACAATTTTAAAGGTGTTTTAATCAGATACTGGCCTCATTTTCCCCAAATGTTCTATTAACTTTGGGAAAAGCTACTTCCTGGTGTTCACTCCAAGATAAACTATTTGGAAAAGGTACATCAAGATGACTacataaggctgggcgcagtggctcacgcctgtaatcccagcactttgggaggccgaggcaggcagatcacttgaggtcagaagttcaagaacagcctggccaacatgacgaaaacccatctctactaaaaatacaaaaattagccaggcatggtagtgcacacctgtaatcccagctcctagggaggctgagacaggagaatagcttgaacctggaaggcggaggttgtagtgagcctaggtcacaccactgcactccagcctgggtgaaagagtgagactctgtcttaaaaaagattaaataagctAAGCTATAGAATGGCTCCCAGATAAGTAGGAGTTAACAACTgtcaaaatcaataaaatgatttCACATAAATTATGtaatagaaacacaaaataaagggaaagaaatttataataaaatgtatatttcaatatgtaaatgCTCAGGCCCAGCTACATTAGAAGAAACAACGAAGTCATTACTATCTGTAATAGAATTATGTTGATGACTTAATTATAAGTAGCACTGCTGTCAATAACAAGATTTTTGAAAAGCGGTGCAATTCTTGATAAAGTTTTGAACAAAATGAAGTCGAATCTTCCCTTAATTATCTCGTGGTTGTATTCTTGGAAAATTCATGATACATTAAAACTATATAccaggccgggtggggtggctcacgcctgtaatcccagcactttgggaggccgaggcgggtggatcacgaggtcaggagatcgagaccatcctggctaacatggtgaaaccccgtctctgctaaaaaatacaaaaaattagctgggcgtggtggcacgcccctgtaatcccagctactcaggaggctgaggcaggagaatggcgtgaacccgggaggcagagcttgcagtgagccaagattgcaccactgcactccagcctgggcgacagagcgagactctgtctcaaaaaaaaaaaataaataaaataaaaaaataaaactataccaAATAATaccttgttttaaaatgtgaaatggtTGGGTTTTAGGTTCAGATATCtaaaattgtttgttttctaaacacACGAATGTCCAGCAGAACATTCAAGAATCATGTGGGATTTAGAACAATCCTTTGTTAGACTAAACTGTCCCATGCACTGTGGGATGTAAAACAACTATGGTCCCTGCCCACTGATTGCCAGGAGTGGCCCTAATCACTTCTAAAACCATTAGTCCAagctcaacatatgaattctacCAACCCCACCCCTGCCAATGACTGGTTCATCAATCCAGGCCTAAGTCAACCTGTGTAAGGGTACTGGTTGGTTTGAGAATGGGGTACATGATATCATGTCAGCCAATGAAACAGCTTGTTTGCATCAAAGTTTCCTACGAGGGAGTCACAGGAAAGACGGTCTCTTCTCTATGTGGTGATAAATGGATGTGATGTCTAAAAATTCTGTACTCATTGCAGAACCAGCTGGAGGAAGCAGCCAACAAGGAGGGCAGGGCAAGAGCACAAGGGAACTGGGCTAAAGATTCTGGATGATGTCACCCTTGGGGTCAACCCTACCTTTTTATGTAAACGGGCTTTATGTAACTGGACTTTCAGttacataaacaaatacatttccTATGGGGTAAGCCGTTTTGAATTCGGATTTTGGTTCCTGCAGCTGAAAGCACTTTGATACATGCATAAACAATTTCACAAGTCAAAGACTGAGGCCtggttttgaaataaaaacatagaaaccaaaacagcagCAGTGGCAGGTGAATATTGTTCCTGGGCTTCTACACGAAGTGGTAAACCTGTGGCAGGTGCTGCTGATCGGAAGCCTGCATGCTCCACAGGTGAGGGGGCTCCACACTGCCAGCCTGTATAGTTCGTTCATGAAGCTACAGGCGCACTGTGGAAGGAGGACCAAGCACAGCTCACACCTGCAGCTTGTTGCGGGGGATGCATAAAAGGCAAAGAGCTATTCaacctgaaaagaaaaaatatagctaCAGGTATAAAAGCAATGCTATAAGTATTTGTGTACCAAGAGCTCTACAGGATGCTCTGTAGACAGATGGGGTTATAAAAATAGACTAAGTCCCtgctctcatgaagcttacaATTAAACAAGTTAGAAAGAAAATCATGTTTACAGAGAAACGGATCAAGGAATGCAAAATACAAGTAATAAAACTGAGTGTGGTAAGTGGTGGGGAAAGGAGGGGTTGGGAAGGAGGCAGTCAAGTACGGTTAACTATGGAAGACTTTCTGACAAGCCAGGGTTGGAGCTTGAATATTAAAGCTTCTACCACTGGGAAGATgtgtaagaaaggaaaaaaagtaagtaTATAGGACCACGAGTGGAAAATTTAGTAATGTCCTGCTGAAATGGTATCAGGCGAGGTTCTGGATAAATATGGTTCCATTTCCAGATTCATGAAAGACAGCGGGACAGGAGGAAAGCACAAGCATAATTGGGGCTGGAGCCTCAATCTGGAATCCCTCTTCCACCAGGTCCTACCTgtttgaccttggacaagttacttagccATCCCTGTGTCCATTTTCTCATCTTATAAACTGGGGTCATGTAGTGCTCAAGGGGGCGTAGGGTAAAACTTGCATGCTAAAAACTTGCATAATTGGGAGGGGCTTAATTGTGGTAGTTATGATCATCACCCTTAAATCTACGAGCAATTCACTCAAATTAATTTCACAGTATTTATAAGGCAAACATATATGAAACTCAATATACCTAATACATTAGGTTTGAAAAAAAGCtgtgttttaaaaagcagctAATTGCAATCCATTACAAAATCcccaaattaaaactataatacactaaaaaaaaaaaaaaaaaagagaaatcgtGATTAAgggatatataaatacatttattggtGGTATTCCTGAATGATGAATGCAGAGAacagaatacaaagaaatcagcACATAAAAGGAAccattaatctttaaaaatgctATATACTTACATTTTGACCAATTTTGCATATTTGTTTAGATTTACAAACAAATGTAAAGCTAATTCCAAAGTTTTCTTCTGAATATACTTCAAATTTGAATTGTAGTGTTCTCCATTCCAAAGCCAGCTGTTTTTTGCTGGATTTACACCAACTATGATTTACTTTGTTTGTATCTAACCTAAAAGCAAGACTCTGCAAGCTGATCCTGAAGCAGCCAGTTACTCAGGAATTTTACAACAGCTATTAAAGAGAGGATAAAGCCACATGAAAGAGCAAGCCTCAATACTAGATACATAGATACAAGAGAAAATACCAAGAAGCAAAAAGAATCACAGAAATACCAATTCTATTCTAAAGCATAATTTCTAATTCTAGCAGCAATTCAATTAGCAATAGCTTAGGTGCCTttattccaaaaaacaaaaccattagTTCTTTCACTACAATTTCCTGACTTTACCCAATAAATAATTATCAAGccttcatattcttttttaacCACTCAAGAACATAATTCATACATTACAGAATCATTAACAAAAGAGGCCTTCAAACATACTGCTGAAAGCTGCAATATAGTTTGAGGGCCAGATTTCAATTTACATAATATTACCATTCATAAAGAGTTTATGACACCCAGTACGATACTGTCCAGCACTGTTAACTCAGAAATGCTCCATCCATTCTTGCCATCAGAGAATTACAGATATGGATGGGATTGTTAAAAGTCTAACAGGGCCTCCAAATAGGATTGCACATGAAATAATTATGAACTATGATAAAACTGTGACAACACAGCTAGCTTATAGAACTGAGTTTTTCACTATAATAGCACTACAGAATTATGACAGTTAAATATCAGAATTATTTTTCCCTGCTAACTATTCAGTAGAAAAAGGATTTTCTGACTGTAATTCTGATGAACTGTTATCTTTGATGACTAGGATACTCGGGAAAATTGGAAAGTGAACAAaatgaactcatttatttttcacagatatTAACAAGCAAAGCAGTTTACAAAAAGATCAAAAATTatcctaaaaacaaataaatataagatcAAATCAATTATCTTTGAACAAAATATAGCTCATTTTCAaaagttttgtttggtttgtgaCTAgacttaaaaatactaaaataagcCAAATAGATGCTAACAATACTAATTTGCACACAAGATTTGAAAAAAGTACTTCAAGTTTTATCTCTTATCCCtagagaaagtaaataaaaagtggctcttgcaaaaataaatgaaaacaaaaccaccaaCAAAAACTAATCATATAagatactgtttttctttttgaatactTCAATTGGTCCTATATTAGGATAAGGTTTTGATAGCAAGGACTTCCTAGCTTCTTCCTTTATCTTCCATTCTCTAGTCACTTCCGTGTTTTTATCAAACAAGGCTACGTGTAGGCTTTCCTACAAAGTCAGGTTGAGTCAGAGGTAGCGTTAGGATGCAATATACTTGATCATAGTATGTAGTTAGTTCAAATGAACACATCATTATCTAAAAGgattacaataattaaaaatgcaaaaagaacatGTACTGCCCTCACTGCTTTGCGCtaagaaaaattctgagaaactgagAACAAACATTGGAAGCCAGGAAACAGGCAATTAATTGCCTCATCTTCCATGAGCTCCTTTAATGCACCAGTTCAGGCTGGTTTTCCACGAAGGGTAGCACCCCACTCACATAATAAGCAATGCCAAGAGACAGCAAAGCAATGACGAAGATCAACAGCAATACTCTCCAGAAGCCCAGATCCTCCACAAACTCCTGCCACGTGGTTCGGAAGCTGGAGAGGACTCCTTCACCTTGCTGCAGGTTGGGATTGAGGAGTGAATGGCTTTCCATGGCACTGtggaagaagaaagagcaaaaaggGCATTAAAAAAACACAGCAATTCCAAAAACATAAAACCACAGGGCTACTATTTAGAAAagaccaaatacacacacacacacacacacacacacacacacacacacacatatatatatatacacactcttACATGCTTACGTATCTGAACAATATATACTAAACTGTAAATTGCTAAATGGTAATGAGTATGTTTCTCTTGGTTTAGAATTTAGTAAACTCAAgttaaaaattctatttaaaaggtcctggctgggcgtggtagctcatgcctgtaatcccgacacttttgcaggccaaggagggaggatcacttgagcccaggagttcgggaccagcctgggtaacatagcgagacaccatctctatttttttttaaggtgtccTGAGCAGAAGTCTTGAAATAGGTTATGAGTTGTCTCCATCAAGATATTAAACCACAACACATTCTTGTTATGTTAAATTTAGAAGATTCAAAGTGCAGACTCATAATTTAAGAATGTGTTAATACGAATAAGCAGACATGCAGGTGATGACACCTGAAGAGGACAGTCATCTACAAGTCAAGCAGAGAGGCCTTAGAAGAAACCAACTTtgtgacaccttgatctcagacttctaggcCCTAGAACTGAGAAAGTAAATGtctgttggggggaggggggaagatgAGTAAATCTAAAAAGTCACTTATACAGTGTGTGTGAATCTTGAAGTTAAAAgggaatttttattaatttagttcAATAATCTGACCAATGAAGGAATTCCTTCTTTAATTGTAATTCTCTAATAATGGAAGGTTACTCCTCAGCCTGTTGTACATGTGGACTCGTCTAGTcatcagaaattcttttttttttttggagacagaatctcactctgccgcccaggctggaatacagtgatgcgatctcagctcactgaaacctccacctccccagctcaagcaatcctcctgcctcagccccccaggtagctgggactacaggtgcatgccaccatggctggctaatttttgtatttttggtagagacagggtttcgccatgttgcccaggctggtcttgaactcctgagtttaggtgatccacctgccttgacctcccaaagtgctgggattacaggcatgagccaccacagctggcctagTCATTAGGAATTCTTAATAGTTTCTTCCTATTGGTGTTAGTTCTATCTTGTACAGTAAGACAGAATATGTTCATTTCTCTTCTGCATAAAGGCTAGTCTAGTTGAAAATAAGGTAGTGCAAATACCATAAAAACACTGATTCTGGTTTTCAGAACTTTATCAATGAGAAATACGACTACCACAAAGAGAAACTGCATCTGACTTTGGTACTTGGAAGCACTAAGGGAAGAGCACTCATGGTTATATCACAACATACAGGCCCAATAAGAGGGTATCATTTAGATTAAAGCCACCATAACCATGATCATAGGAATCAACTATCTACTGGTTATCAAAGTTCATTACTATCCTTCCTAACTCCCATAAAACAGTATCTTAGAGTCTCATTCATTATGAACTATGAATAAACATGCAAAACTGACATTTTTTAACCTACaactttattttacttcttgATACCATCAAACAAAAGTCCTTCAGCCTTTACCAACATTAGAGGTCTTCTCTGATCATGGGAAACTGACTTCCTAATGGGCCAGTCTGCTTAAcacccaaacttttttttttttaataattaaaacatgtTTATTCTCTGAATAAGAGATGATGTTTTCAGTGGGAATCTACAACACCACAGTAATTTTGGAACACTTGACAGcaagtttaaaaataagattagaaCTTTGAGAAGGCCTAAAAGAGTAAAACCACAAATAGATAACACAGTTCTGCAGAGGCTTAGTTTGACCTATGTAAAATTTATTGATTACGAGTTGACATGCCCTTATACATGTtaggtataaaatgaaaattccatGAGCATTCTCATTGTTCTTCAGAGCTCATGAAGCTCTGCCAATCGGGATATTCTATAAAGACTTTATCCAATGAAATGCTTTCTACTGTCCAGGGAATATCTGATTCTAACATAATGGGGTGtgtgtataatctttttttaaaaacgtGATATCTACACTGTCTTTGGGGGGTGTGTTtgcatgtatcttttttaaaaaatgtgatagcTATACTGTTTTTGTTATCCCATACCTACAAAGTAAAAAGGAATTAAACTTAGAGTTATATGGAGGAGTggggaaatatttttcattaacttgATTTATAGTCCCTTATAAGGCCTGCAGAAGTTGTGCTGTCTTGGGGGAATcctaagagaaatggaaaatattatagtaaatacatttaaaacccTGCTTTATCTTCTGCTCTAGAAAAAGCCATTACACAATTATGCCATAATGCCATGTGCTAGCCAATCTCTTTAAACTTTTTCATCTacatttattgagacataattcacatCCCATAATATTTACCTTTTGAaactgtacaattcagtggcttttcaTATATTCCCCAAATTGTACAACCATCTCTTCTAATTCCAGTACACTTTCAGCACCTCTATaagaaactctgtacctattagcagtcactcccattGCCCCTTCTCCCAGCTTCTAGTCTACTttctcatctactttctgtctctatggatttgcttattctggacatttcacataaacagaatcatgtaatatgtggccttttgtgcctggcttctccaATGTAGcatgttttcaaaatttatccatgctgtagcatgtatcagtataatataataatattagtaatattCCATTGGATGAACAGATGATGTTTATTCCTTCATCAGCTGATGGATATCTGGGTGGTATCAatgttttggctattatgaataatgctgctatgaacattcatatataagttttgtgtggacatatgtttcaATTTTCTTTGGTATATTCCTAGAAGTGGCACTGCTGGTCAGATGGTAACTCTACGTGTAGCTTTTTGAAGGACTGCCAGACTTTTCCAAAGAAGCTGCTCTACTttccattcccatcagcagtgtatgagggttccaatttctccacatcctccagAGCACTTGTTATTATCTATCTTTTTAATTGCAgctatcctagtgggtgtgaagtggcatTTCACTATGGTcctcatttgcattttcctaatgacattACCTTTCAACTTTCTGATTTAAGCTTCAACCACTGAATTTCTACCATGACACTGAGGGGTAGGAGTAAGATAGGAAAACTAGGTAATAAAAGTGTTAATAACTCAATTTTTGAAAAACGAGCTTTATACAGTGTTACAATTAATACAAACTCTCATGCTGCAGTGAAATGGCAGGTATGTGAAGGAAGCAGGAGTACTTCCACTGCTcatccaatggaatattattttgtaCTTATCACTTCTTAGTAAGTAATCACAACTGAGGCAAACTAATGCTAAAAGTATATTTCTAATAAAAGGGTGCCAAGAAACTGgctattaacaaaataaagatccTAAAAATATACCAAACAAGAACACATTCTTGGTTGTTTTTCATGGTAAAGAAGCTTAAAGTACTTAATGTTAtttcataaaaagataaaaataaatttcaagttatcttagaggaaaaaatctttaacaaataaTAGttaactcaatattgttaaagtgcTTATGCCATTCTGTCAATCCAAAGTacagaggagagaaaaacaagGGCTTGCAAATACATCTCTGACTTCTTGATTATCTATTTGTCAGCTTTCAGTGATCACTCAAGAGGAGTATGCACTGTTCCAGAAGTAAAGCTCTTGGATTTCTTTAGGACTGTATTAAAGTGCTTGAAAGTATCTGAACAAAATAGACCTAAGCTTGAGAGTGGAATTAATGGTCCCCAAAGAGCACATCATCTGGCACACGAGAGGAGGAAAGCAAAAATGGGTACAAAGGAATCAAATGAAGGGTAAGCTATGAAAAACAGAGAGGATTTCATTTAGAACTCACAGAAACAATGATCCCAATGGTCTAAGTGGATTATGTGATTCTAAATCCAAGTCCTAGTCCATCAGCTACTAGGTAAACAGCTGATGTGGGCCCTTGCTTATTCTATTTACAACCTACCGAGAATACTGGGAAGAGGCTATGGAAGCTCAGCATCCTTTTTCCTTCACACGTATAATGTGGAAGGCTGAAACTGCATGGTGGTCAACCAGATAATATGCTACTAGAACTAAGTCTGGCCTATTAACTTTACCTGTTGAGCCCAGTGACATCAGGAGAAAAGATGGTGCGCCACCTTTTTGGAGCTCTCTGAACTGCATTCTCCATTGCTTCTAGATGAGAAATGATGAGCTATTCAAGACCCTGTCAGTTACCACATCTTAGCTTCGATTACTCACAGGAATCCAAATTTCATTAGCTCCAACTCATATGAAAGTCACTTTCACTTTCACATTACTGAACTGTGCATGTGTTAAATACTATCTTGCTTTCCctctcttgttttcttgtttctcagCATTCCACTTCCCTACCCTTGAAACTACCTTTCAGTCTTTTCTAAAATTGCCCAAGTTCTTGGCTTTACttatacttctcttttttttgaaattcCATTCTTTTTGTGACCTGTACTTAAAATCATCAAGCTCCGGCTTCCTCCCCTCAGATTCATTTGTTACTATTTCTCCTTTGTACTGTCAATACAGCAGGTGGCTAACAGAACATTATGCGCACATGACATGTAGTACTTTCTGTTAATAGCTTCTCAATTGTAATCTGCAGTCATAAGGTCCTATATAAAGTTCAAGTTGCACttaaaagcaaatgaatattAAAGTTCACAAAGTTAACCATAAATCCACATACTTAAAGTGACTTTCCCCTTAAAAAATCGTATTATCTTGCTGGGTGTGgctacatgtgcctatagtcccagctagtcaggaggctgaggcaggaagaatgcttgagcccaggagttcaaggaatGAGTaatacagtgagaaaaaaaaagttgtatctCCAGTACCTTTCACTCTCAGCTGTTTGCATGGTCTCCAGTTTCGAGTGGGTTCCTCTGTTAAATCCTTTCACCTCCTGTTCTTCCAAAGATTCCAGCAATCGGATGACATCTTTATTTACTCCTCTGCGCTTTGCCAGAACTAAAGGGGTAGCACCTTGAtgattgctaaaaaaaaaaaaaaaaaaaaaagtttataaaaataaagaagccatCATAGCAGTTATACTACATTGTCAGTTCCATTTTTAGTACCCACTTATATAGATCTCAGTGAAGAAAGAATGGGCCCAATTAGGGCCTACCCTAGGGCTGTGGGGAACTAAAGGAGtatttggctcactacaactctTCCACCATGAGCCTTGACCATCTGGCTGCAATCAGATGTTGACTGATGGGATTTTTGCACAGTTCATCACAGAGGCCGTTATCCTGTTAACCAAACACGTCCCCCACCTCCAGACCCCATCCTCACACTGAATGTCTCCTCAACAGCAGATTATGGTAGAAGTAATAGCCGTGtgcctctatttttttctgaattgtacTATAGAAAGTGTTTATGAAGAACAAATcaccaaggggaaaaaaaggatggGTCCAGTTTAACTCAAAAGTAAAACCCAGAGCTGAGCCAAACATCCAGTGTAGCTGAATTTTGAATTaacccttgtttttctttttttttttttttttacttccagggaaaagaaaaaagagaacatataGTCAAAAAAGTGGATAAATCTAGTTCTAGATTCATTCTTAtttgatatttacattttatgagacaagtactttttttaaaaaagtctaagaaaaaaatgtcaaataagCTGCTTCGGTTCACGCAGCTATTTAGCGCTAATAATAGGTTAGAACCCCAATCACATTAAATCCTGCAGTCAATTCCTACCCCATTTTGTCCTGCAGAAACAAAAGCATTTACTGTCTTATTCAGATTTAGGGGCATTATGGCATCAATAAATTAGGGCAGTGTGTAACTGTAATTTAAAGGTCAAGCTCAGTTTTACAGGTGACTTGACATCGTTCCCACTCAAAAAGCAGAGTatcactaaaacaaacaaaaagccccatGACTTCCTCAAATTGTTCAGTCTAAAAAGGATCCTGGACTCCCGGGAGATTATGAAGCTCACATGGTGCGTTACATGACAGAAGGCACACAAGCGTTAGAGTCAGCGGAActaggttcaaattccagctctgtccCTTATAAGCTGTGACCTTTTCAAATCCTCTATAAACTGTGTGAACTTTGTCCAATCCTTTTTTGTCTTCACtatctaatctgtaaaatgaaaacaccTATTGTGAGAGCTCTTCATTCTGAGGACTAAATGAGCTAACAAGTAAACACAGTCTAGCTCAtagattttcaacaaatgttcttttcttcttcttcccttgtTGTAACACTACATAATTAGTAGCAGAAACTACCTactattttcatagaaaaaaatatgctgCTTTAGCAAAAATCTAGAAGTCAGCCCCTCATTCCCTCACTTGCCTAACAGGATTACACTGTCTTCAATGCTTTCTGAACTTATTTCAACTGATTAATGAGGAAACAAAACCAACAGACCCAAGATAAGATTATCAGTTGAGAGATTAATGGGAAGAAATGACTAGACTTCTAAAACAACAGAGAACTTACCAAATATCAATTTTGAGTCCATTGGAAACCAAAAATTGGATAGTATCCACATGGCCACAGAGGTGAAGAGCTGTGTTTCCTTGATAATCTGTGGCCAGAAGATCGG contains:
- the ANKRD46 gene encoding ankyrin repeat domain-containing protein 46 isoform 2 (isoform 2 is encoded by transcript variant 4), which codes for MSYVFVNDSSQTNVPLLQACIDGDFNYSKRLLESGFDPNIRDSRGRTGLHLAAARGNVDICQLLHKFGADLLATDYQGNTALHLCGHVDTIQFLVSNGLKIDICNHQGATPLVLAKRRGVNKDVIRLLESLEEQEVKGFNRGTHSKLETMQTAESESAMESHSLLNPNLQQGEGVLSSFRTTWQEFVEDLGFWRVLLLIFVIALLSLGIAYYRRTLRLGSFARQDRSRIQAI
- the ANKRD46 gene encoding ankyrin repeat domain-containing protein 46 isoform 1 (isoform 1 is encoded by transcript variant 1), which produces MSYVFVNDSSQTNVPLLQACIDGDFNYSKRLLESGFDPNIRDSRGRTGLHLAAARGNVDICQLLHKFGADLLATDYQGNTALHLCGHVDTIQFLVSNGLKIDICNHQGATPLVLAKRRGVNKDVIRLLESLEEQEVKGFNRGTHSKLETMQTAESESAMESHSLLNPNLQQGEGVLSSFRTTWQEFVEDLGFWRVLLLIFVIALLSLGIAYYVSGVLPFVENQPELVH